TAGCCGGTGTCCTGGTCACAGACCGCGAGAAAAACTTCGATTCCAACGAGGCCTTCCTGCGGGTAACGGGCCGCTTCACCAATGGCGAAGCGCCACTACCGAACGTGGTTGGCGCGACGGATACGGGTTCTCTGAACCTGCCAATCGTCGCGTATGACCCGTCCAGCCTGCTGACCGACGGCACCTACTTCGTTGATCCGGCAGCGGGTGTTCAGTGGACGGTGCAGGAATCGATCACGACAGCCTACGCGCTGATGGAAATCGAAACCGATCTCGGTGCCATGCCGCTTCGGGGTAATATCGGTGTGCAGAATGTCGATGTGGAGCAAACCTCTTCGACGGCGGCAGGTGCCCTGTCCGACAGCTATAGTGACTTCCTGCCGAGCGCGAACTTCTCGCTGGAATTTTCCGATCAGACGTTCCTGCGTCTCGGCGCAGCCCGGTCCGTCACACGTCCGCGTATGGATCAGCTGCGATCTGGCGCGGCGCTGGCTCAGAACAATACGGCCTGTCCGGACACGAATGGCGACGGCGTGATTGACGCGGTCGTGCCGCAATTCTTCAATCCGAGCCAGAATCAGACCTGCTTCACCTTCAGTGGCGGTAACCCGTTCCTGCGCCCATTCGAATCGACGGCATTCGACGTCGCGGTCGAAAAGTACTTCTCTGAAGCGGGAGCGATTACCTTCGCGCTCTTCACCAAGGATGTTGCCGATTATGTCGTCAATGACTTCGAACTGATCGATGGCGGCGCCGCCGTCGCACCGTTCCTGTCTGGCACCGCAGCAACGACAGCCGGGACCTCCCTGATCGGGGTCAGCGGACCTGTGAATGTGGAATCGGCGACGCTGCAAGGCTTCGAAGCCGCACTACGCCTGCCGCTCGATGACATCTTTGCCCCGCTGCAAGGCTTCGGCATCAACGCCGCCTACACCTACACGGATAATGAGCTGGAATTCCAGGGACAGGAAATCCCGATCCCCGGCTATTCCAAGGAAACCTTCTCGGGCGAAGTTTACTACGAGCAGTCCGGCTGGCGGGCACGCGTGAATACGCGTTACCGCTCCGGCTTCCTGGCTGAAATCCAGGAGTTCGATGGCTCGCTGAACGGTCAGCAGGCCCTGTCGGAATTCATTGTCGACGCACAGATCGGCTACGAGTTCCAGGAAGGCGCGCTAGAAGGCTTTTCTATCAATCTGGAAGGGTACAACCTCACGGACGAACCATTCCGGACAGAGAATGATCTGGACGGCGGTGGTCTCGGAACGGACACATTCGTGTCCCGTCACGAGGATTATGGCCGGACATTCAACATCACGGTCGCCAAGAAGTTCTAGGCGGCCTGAATATTCAGTAACTGAGCCCGCCGGATCGCTCCGGCGGGCTTTTTCGTGCCGTCATGACGCTGTGACAGCGCGCCCGCATTTCGCTAGGCAGGGATTATGACAAACCGCTCCCACACTCCGGTCACATCCGTTGTCATCGTCGGCGGCGGCACAGCCGGGTGGATTGCAGCGGCGGCCCTGTCCAAGACGCTGGGCAAGGCGATCGACATTCGCCTGATCGAATCCGATGCGATTGGCACGGTCGGCGTTGGCGAGGCGACTATTCCGCAGATCCGCCGTCTGAACGGCATTCTCGGGATTGACGAAGCGGCGTTCGTGCGCGCCACCAACGGCTCCTTCAAGCTCGGGATCGAATTCAACAATTGGGGTCGCCGCGGCGACAGCTATCTGCACACATTCGGTGATGCTGGCATCAATCTGCAGGGCATCCCATTTCATCATTTCTGGCGACGGCACGCAAACACTGAGACCGGATCATCGCTGTGGGACTATTCGCTGCACCACCGCGCAGCCTATACGCACCGGATGGGTCAGGTCGACCGTGTCGGCCGGACCGCCATGACCGGGCTGGCCTATGCCTATCATTTCGATGCTACAGCCTATGCGCTGTTTTTGCGAAAGCTGTGCGAACCGTGGGGCGTCACCCGGACGGAAGGCAAGGTCATCGACATCGCCCTGGACGGCGAAACGGGACACGTCGCCGCGCTGACATTGGAGTCGGGCGAACGAGTCGACGGCGATCTATTCATAGACTGCACGGGCTTTCGCGGCCTTCTGATCGGCGACGCACTTGATGTCGGCTGGCAAGATTGGAGTCACTGGCTCCCCATGGACCGCGCCGTGACCGTGCCGTGCGAACGCACGGACCCGCTTCTACCCTATACGAAAGCGACCGCGCACGGGGCTGGCTGGCAATGGCGGATCCCGCTGCAGCATCGGACGGGTAATGGTCATGTTTTTGCCTCCAATTTCATGAGCGAAGACGAAGCCACGGCCATTCTACTCGACAATCTCGACGCGGCGCCGACGGCAGAACCACGCACGCTGCGGTTCAGAACCGGCCGCCGTGAACACCTGTGGCACAAGAACGTGGTCAGCCTGGGTCTTGCCTCGGGCTTTCTCGAGCCGCTGGAATCGACGTCGATCCACATCATTCAGAGCAATGTGTCGCGCCTGATCGAACTGTTTCCGGATCAGGGTTTTTCGGACGCCAATGTCGCCGAATATAACCGCGTCGTGACCCGGGAATATGACCTGATCCGTGATTTCCTGATCCTGCATTATTGCTGCACGCAGCGTGGCGATACGGCGTTCTGGCGTCACTGCGCGACGATGGCCGTTCCCGACAGTCTGGCCCACAAGATGGAGCTGTTCCGGACATCTGGCCACCTGTTCCGCGATCCGGACGATCTGTTCCGGGAAAGCAGCTGGGTCCAGGTCATGTTGGGTCAGGGCGTGCGCCCGGAAAGCTGGCACCGCCATGTCGATCAGCTGAGCGACGCGCAGCTCGCACAGTTCCTGTCCGATGTGCGCCAGCTGATCGCCAAGACGACCGATCCGCTCCCCAGTCACGCGGACTATATCCGCCAGCTGACGGGTTAGCTTCCCCGAACGCGCTGCAGATAGTCGTCATGGGTCGGCATGGCGGCGGCGGCTTCGTCGATAGCGGACCGGACCTGCCGCAGCCGCTCCGCCACCGGTATCGTGTCCCGTAATTCGGATAGGACAGGCGCCCGGTCCGGCCAGATCCCCTGCCCCAGATAGACGGCGATCCAGCTCGGATTGTTGAACAGCTCGCGTTCGTCTGAGACGATCAGGCCGTGCCGACGAAAATGCGCGATCTTGTAGGACAGGCTGTCCGGGATTGGCATGGTCCGGACATAGGTCCAGAAATCGGAATCATCGCGTTCCGTCGCGTGGTAATGCAGGATCAGAAAATCCCTGACACGTTCATATTCAGCGCGCGTCAGCGCATTATATTCACGGGCCAGCAGTGGGCTCATTCCGGCATCGGGCAGCATGGCAAGCAGGCGCATGATTCCGTACTGGATCAGGTGCAGCGACGTGCTTTCCAGCGGCTCCATGAAGCCTGCAGACAGCCCGATAGCGACGCAATTCTTCGACCAGACCTGTTTGCGCATGCCCGTCACAAAACGCAGATGTTTAGGGTCCGCCAGCGGCTTGCCATCGAGCGTGTCGAGCAGGGTCCGGGTGGCGTCTTCGGCGCTTTCATAGGCCGAACTGTAGACATGACCATTGCCCGTGCGATGTTCGAGCGGGATGCGCCATTGCCATCCGGCACGATGCGCCGTCGAGCGCGTATAAGACAGGGTCGGCCCGGACGGTTCGCAGGGGACGGCGACGGCACGGTCCATGGGCAGCCAGTGCGACCAGTCCTCATACCCGGTCGCCAATATCCCTTCGATCAGCAGACCGCGAAAGCCGGAACAGTCGATGAAGAGATCGCCGGAAAACTGGCGCCCATCCCCTGTCGCGACCGAGGTGATAAAGCCCGTTTCCGGGTCCTGAACAACGCTGTCGACGCGCCCTTCATGCCGGGTCACGCCGCGCGCTTCGGCATAGCCCCGCAGGAACTGCGCATAGGCGATGGCATCGAAATGATAGGCGTAATCATGGCGTGAGCGGATATTGCGTCCATCGCGCATGGGCGGTTCGAACTTGCCGTTCCGGGCCGCAGCCCACGCCATGCAATAATCCGAAATCTCGCCGACATCATGGCCCGCAAGATGTTCGCGCATCCAGTACTGATAGAAGGGCACCCAGTCGAACTCCGCCCCATACTGTCCAAAGGGATGGAAGTAGCTGTGCCCCTTGCGAAGCCAGTTCACGAATTCGATGCCGAGCTTATAGGATCCGTGCGTTTCGCGAATGAAGGTCGCCTCGTCGATGCCCAGGCGCTGGTTGAAGGTCCGGATCGGCGGAATGGTCGCCTCACCCACGCCGACTGTGCCGATCGCCTCGGACTCGATCAGGTCGATCCTGATCGATGATCCGACCGCATTCGACAGGGCAGCGGCCGTCATCCAGCCGGCGGACCCGCCGCCGACGATCACGATCTTTGACAAAGGCATCGTACCGGACATTCTTCCACCCTCGAATGCGAACAAAATGCAAATTATTGCACTAAAAATCGTTCTATTTCCGTAGCTTTCTAGCTTTTATCTTCCCAACAGTGCAAATTCCTGTAAAAGAATGAAAACACTATGACCCGGGGAAGACATCATGTCCATGCGCGCAACTGTCCTGATGGGAACGGCGATCGGTCTTCTGGCCTGTAGCCCGGCATCCCAGACATCGCAGCCAAACGCCGCGCCGCAGACCGAGGTCGCCGACACCTCGCCGCCATCCGTGGATAATCGGGCGACGACGGAGACCGTCGAGGTCGCCAGTCCGGACGGGCGCATTGTCTTCACCCTGCGCGCAGATGGCGGCATTCCGCGCTACACGATACGCTTTGACGGTGAGGAGATTGTCGGTCAGTCGCGTCTCGGTTTGCGCTTCGCGGAAGGGTTCGGCTTCGATGACGATATGTCGATCCTCGATCTCGCCGTGACCGCTGCAGTTGACGAAAGCTGGGAACAGCCCTGGGGCGAACGCCGGGTCGTACGCGACCACCACCAGATGCTGGAAGTCGTCCTGGAACGCGGCGAGCCTCGCATGCGCGTTGTCATGCGGGTCCGCGCCTTTAATGACGGCGTCGCTTTTCGTTACGAAGTGCCCGAACAATCCGGTCTGCCCGAGACGCTCTCCGTCATGGACGAGCTGACGGAATTCAATGTCGGACGCGAGACCGAAAGCTGGTGGA
This genomic window from Algimonas porphyrae contains:
- a CDS encoding tryptophan halogenase family protein — protein: MTNRSHTPVTSVVIVGGGTAGWIAAAALSKTLGKAIDIRLIESDAIGTVGVGEATIPQIRRLNGILGIDEAAFVRATNGSFKLGIEFNNWGRRGDSYLHTFGDAGINLQGIPFHHFWRRHANTETGSSLWDYSLHHRAAYTHRMGQVDRVGRTAMTGLAYAYHFDATAYALFLRKLCEPWGVTRTEGKVIDIALDGETGHVAALTLESGERVDGDLFIDCTGFRGLLIGDALDVGWQDWSHWLPMDRAVTVPCERTDPLLPYTKATAHGAGWQWRIPLQHRTGNGHVFASNFMSEDEATAILLDNLDAAPTAEPRTLRFRTGRREHLWHKNVVSLGLASGFLEPLESTSIHIIQSNVSRLIELFPDQGFSDANVAEYNRVVTREYDLIRDFLILHYCCTQRGDTAFWRHCATMAVPDSLAHKMELFRTSGHLFRDPDDLFRESSWVQVMLGQGVRPESWHRHVDQLSDAQLAQFLSDVRQLIAKTTDPLPSHADYIRQLTG
- a CDS encoding tryptophan halogenase family protein — encoded protein: MSGTMPLSKIVIVGGGSAGWMTAAALSNAVGSSIRIDLIESEAIGTVGVGEATIPPIRTFNQRLGIDEATFIRETHGSYKLGIEFVNWLRKGHSYFHPFGQYGAEFDWVPFYQYWMREHLAGHDVGEISDYCMAWAAARNGKFEPPMRDGRNIRSRHDYAYHFDAIAYAQFLRGYAEARGVTRHEGRVDSVVQDPETGFITSVATGDGRQFSGDLFIDCSGFRGLLIEGILATGYEDWSHWLPMDRAVAVPCEPSGPTLSYTRSTAHRAGWQWRIPLEHRTGNGHVYSSAYESAEDATRTLLDTLDGKPLADPKHLRFVTGMRKQVWSKNCVAIGLSAGFMEPLESTSLHLIQYGIMRLLAMLPDAGMSPLLAREYNALTRAEYERVRDFLILHYHATERDDSDFWTYVRTMPIPDSLSYKIAHFRRHGLIVSDERELFNNPSWIAVYLGQGIWPDRAPVLSELRDTIPVAERLRQVRSAIDEAAAAMPTHDDYLQRVRGS